TATCTCATTGATTCAAACTTGATTTGAAGTCCTAATGAGGTGTACCATGAAATTCTGCTTCTCTTCATGAGTTTttaagatttaaattttaaacaaaaaatacaaattaatctATTATGTGGTGAGTGTGATGTATAACATGATGGTGATGTTAGTACTGAAGAAAGTGATGTAACACAAAAGACTGATCAgcagaaactgaaaacaaaattgtaTGAATAGAACACAAGCGTCAAGGAATGAGAAATCTTAGTCCTCTGCATCTGTACTTATTTGCACTATCAGTGTCATATGGTGACATATCTTATCTTTGTAACTGTAAACTACATTCTTCAAAAGTAACTAAAATTGACAATTGAGCAATCTTATCATGCAAACTTCATTGTATAAACTcaatttcaacattcaaaatgcagatttcaaattttttaaaaatcaaccgTGAGTCCACAGAAATTTATTATTTTACCTAGAGCAAGCTGtaggtaaattttttttaaaaattagacaaTTGAAGCGAGGAGAAATTCATTGTTGCAGACTTGATGGTCTCTTTAGATTGTTCCCAAGCTAAAACAGTCAAAAATTTATGGCAAGAGAACACCCTATTTGTCTTTGGCTAATACGGTCAACAACAATTTCTAGACTTATGTTTTAATCAGAAATCAAAACCATATGAAAAATTGCTCTTTCCAGAGTAATTCTCAGAAATACCTTAACATTATAAGCAattcaaacaaaatgcagaaatgtTAGGCAAACAGCTTTTTAATAACTCTTAAGAAATAATCCTGAATACTGGCATTACTTTAATACATCTCAAAAGACATTAAGTTAGAAAAATCTTCATATATCAGTTTATGCCAATATGAGCTGACAGAACAGACATCATCCTGGTAGCTCCAAAGAATTTTTTCTTCAAGTTTCAAGTTTTTCTTCATTTGCACCACATGTGTCCACGACACATATAAGACAACTGGTTACTGGGAAAGCACGGACCTTAGAATTGGTTGTCCATTTGTCAGTCTCGGTGTTATATTCCAAAATGTGACCTAATCTGCCTACACCTTGGAAACCAGCCAAGACATAGATCATGGAGCCTACTGCTGCACATTTAACTGTTACCCCTTTCCAGGGCATCGTTGATACCATTTTCCAGTCATTCATCTTAATATCATAATATTCTATGGAATCCAGACCACCTGaagtgacaaaaaaaaagatttaacttTTCTTGCTTAATAAATCTCTTATCATATATTTGGAACTATATATACATTGAATATCTAGATGTCTGACTTTTTCTAtatagtttgtattttttttcttattgcagGTATCCAACATTTGAAAGCCACAGAAATTGTCCCAAGTTTGAGTGATTGGGCTGTATTTCATTTTATTACACAGGTTAATTGGGATCCAGAATACGACTTGAAAAGCAGTAATCTGAACCCTCAGATTTAAGTGAAAAAGGGTGTGGAGCCTGCTGCTATGATGACCAAGAGGAGTTGCATAGAACATAGTTACTTCATTTCAAATACACCCAACAAACCTTCACGAGAGCGTTATACGGTAATATCCCTTTTTGCTGAAGTTCATATGAAGTTAATTTCAAATGAAGGGTGGGAATAAGGGATTTGATTAGCAGCCTATTAACCAACTCCCAATCAGCAGAGGAGTCAGTAATCCCAAACTTCCTATGGCACAGATGTACACAGAATAAAGGACCTACACCTTGCAAAGACAGTTGGTGAAACCTGCAAAGAAAGAACCAAATTAGGCCAATCAGGATACCTTTAGAATAGCAACGAGACTGGCAGACATCTTTGACAAGATTCAATGCAAGGATGGACTAAACACAAGTATATTTGGTCTATTAATAGACATCAGTAGGTATAAATCAAGTAACCATACCAAGTCCATTTTGTCCACCAACAGCATAGATTCTGTCATTTACAAAAACTAATCCGTGGTTCTTCCTAGCCTCCAGCATTGCAGCCAGTTCTGTCCACCTGTGAAAAAAAATACGTAATTCAAACAGTGGTACAGCAAAACTCTGAGTAGGAATTAAATATGTGAGTACAGCCTCAAACaaggtgatggaggaactcagcaggtcgagcagcatctgtgggaggaaagaatttTTTCGggttcgggtcaaaaccctgcatcaggactttcaaGATCAAGAtcaatttttttcctcccacagatgctgcccgaccctgagagttcctccagcagcttatttgttgctccagattgcagcatctgcaatcttttgtgtctccatgtgaTTACAGCCAATGATTCCAATAACTAGTTCACATCTGTGCATCATACAGTTATACAAAAGTAAATGCCAATgaacatttaaatacatttagtCACTTTTCTTTAACCAAAGCAATTTGATCAGTGTAGTGTTAACTCAGTGTGGCACTAAAACATCAACCTTCGGATGGATCAATAAATCAACTTATCTTTTCAGGTGAATATTCCAATCTAAGAATAGAGGAATTCACGTGATGTCCTAGCCAACATTGTGAGTGTTTTGGTACAGGAGAGAGATGAAATGTAGCACAAATGTCTTTTATAAGCATGCAAATAGTAAAAAAGGCTAATAATAAGTAATTTCAAACTTTTCTTTGTATTGTCCTACATATTGCTGCTTTCTGGAGCTAGGCTTTAGTGTCTTCACACCATGGGCCTAAATCATGCAACCATGCCATTTTATCTAACAAAAGCATAGATTCAGTTATTTACAAaaacatagaaagtacagcacaggaacaggccctttggcccacagtgttgtgccaaaccaattatatTAGTAAATGAAAtgtccctagttcctgcctaatgctcccgtaatttgccctgctccaatttaatactctcccgcaaggtccacacttatccttatctataactatcttaaaacttaaggagttgtggtcacagttCCCTAACAggttggtcacctggccaggctcattacccatcACCAGGTCCAGTagagcccctcctcttgttggactatctacatattgatttaggaaaccCTCCTGaacgcacctaacaaattctgccccatctaaacctcttacactaaggaggtcccagtttatattagggaagttcaagtcccccacgacaacaaccctattaattttacacctttccctaatctgcctgcatatctgttcctcaatgtcccggtggctatcaGGGGTGTCTGTGGAATAAtcccagagtgattgcacctttcttatttttgagttcgaCCCCACATAAActtagtggatgagccctccattaagtccactctgagtgcagctgtgatattgtccccaaTTAGTAGTGCAACTTACCCacccccctcttttacctccctctctagcTTTCcaaaaacatcgaaaccctggaacattaagcaccgattcctgtccctctcttaaccaagcctctgtaatggccacatcatagttccatgtactgatccatgctccaagttcattaCCCTTACCCATAAATACTcccagcattcaaatacacacacttcaaactgtccgtccCATTGTGGCtactactttgctcctgcctgtttttattgGCCCCGACATCTactttcctctcaatccctccactttcttacccagtgctctggttcccatccccctgccaaacaaATCCACAATTTTTGCTAGCCTCTGGTTTTGTTGAATAGGGAAGTAGAGGACACAGCTGAGGTACTACATAGAACAGGATGCCATCAACATCAAAGGATAGGAAAGTGATGGTGTCAGTGGTAGTAACAGTCATGATACTGGTAGAAGGAATAAGAGTAGTTAAAAGAGCAATTACCTATTTTATGGTCAGTCTGTTCAAGGTTCTATGATTCTAGAATTCTATTGGCAGTTCATTTATGTGTCTGACCAAAGGTAGGATAGAAGGTGACAATAGGGGAAAACCCAGCAAACTCTGTTCTaaaaaaggtgagagggagatggcAGAATCCCAGAAAATTTACCACATAGAAGGCTGCCACTTGGCCTACAGTGTCTGCACCCATTGGAAAAGATCAACCCAGCCCAATCCCACGTTCTGCACAAGGTCCATGACCCTGCAGATCAATCTCCCCAAGTACACATGCAGTATTTTCAAATGTAATAAGTGTTTTTGCCTCGACTACCCTTTCAGCCAATGTGTTCCAAACTCATGCCACTATCTAGGTAAAATAAGAAAATCCTCACTCTCCAATTCCAATCACACCAAGCTTTGCATCCAtatcctctggtttttgacaaaTATTCTCAGGGAAATATGTCCTCCCTATCTAACTGAAATCACTCATTATTACTGCCAGTACTTTTCACTTCTCAGAAATTTGCTTACAAATTCATTCACAAATTTGCTCATACATTCCCCCCTGAACTGTTTGAAGATCTATAAAGGACATCCCAAACAGTTTCATCATTCCCTTTTTGTTGAGTGATGTGTTCTCCAGCActtccaacgggaccccactaccaagtatATCTTTCCCTCCccgcccctttctgcctttcgcaggaactgctctctccacgactccctcattcattcctcccaccctcccaacccatcctgctcccaccccaagaactttccactgctcccaccataggtgcaacacctgcccctacaccacctccatccagggacccaaacagtcctttcaggtgagatagagattcatctgcacctcccttaacatcatttactgcattcagtgctccaaatgtggcctcctctaacattggcgagaccaaacacagactaggtgaccgttttgcagaacacctgcgctctgttcataaccacgatctgcatctccctgttcccagtcacttcaactcccccgcCCACATTATcaccgatatgtcagtcctcggcctcctccactgccaggagaattgcaagcacaaactggagaagcagcacctcgttttccgtcttggaaccttgcagcctaatggcacgaacatcgaattctcccactttaagtaatccccactcccccccacccgacaacacctccccccaccatgcttctcttcttccccttcctagcctctctctgttttccccctttctctccttaccttcgacccatcccccagtggatctgctctcccctcctcccccgcacctccctatcactatctcttacctgcatctacctatcgctaccttgtgcctaccccgcctcccctATATTGTccaccatcactgctctgcttttccctatgTATTGGGCCTccccttgacccaaaacattgaccgcctgcttttctccacggatgctgcctggcctgctgagttcctccagcatcatagtgtttttttatctagattccagcatctgcagtcctttatttctctactgttgaaagtatcctgactggttgcatcatggtctggtatgataATTCAAATGCCCGGGGAtccaagaagctgcaaagagtagcaaccactgcccaatacatcatgggtacatccctccccaccatcggtagtatctacaggaggcaatgcctcaagaaggcaacatccatcaaagatccccaccatccggaccatgccatcatctcgcagctcccatcggcaggaggtacagaagcctgaagtcccatagcACCAGGTCCAACaacactacttcccttcaaccagttggttcttgaaccaaccagcaaagccctaatcactagtttagtaacactatgactactttaaTAACTTTGTACAAAAATGGACTGCGTTttattttgctctaattgtgttctttcttataaaatttgtgcataatttagtttatgcttttcttgtgactgctgctgcaattaagtttttcattgcacttgtgcacacatggacttctaacaataaacttgactttgactttgagctacAACTGGAAACTAGCTTACAAAGGTAGTATAGTTCTCAACTATTTTAGTAAATGCTCCACGAAATAGACTTCAAAAGGCATTAACACATAATACATGCCAGCTTTCTTTTGATATGTCATCCAAATTGTCATTCCTATATTTTGAGTCTGGATATGAAATTGCTAAGTTATGGGCTTGTAAGGAAATAAGTATCAAAGCAAGTCTGATCCTGACCAACTGTAACATCCACAGCACTGCTGCTAAAGAACGCATTTTGTAGGAGGGCTTGAGTCCAGCAATTAACCTCACAATTCCCAGGCAGGAGGAATTCCAATCCATAATGATTGCTATTAAAAACTGTGACAAATAAACATCACGATATGACACTACTTCAAAACTTAAATTTGTGATTTTAAACTAAAATCAATAGATAAAAATAAttatgaaaaatgtttttttacaaACCATATCAGCTTTGGACAGGCAAACTACTAATATTGACACTTACGACTCAGTTGCAGGATTGTACACTTCACAGGAATTTAAAACTCTTCCAGATACATTGTTGCCTAAACTTCCACCACAAACATAGATGAGTCCTTTGGCTTCCACCATACCATGACTGCATCGAGGTGTCAGCATGCTGGGTTTGGTGTGCCAATTCTCTGTTCTGGTATCATAACATTCAAACAGATACAAAGCAGAATTTCCTGcatcagaaaacaaaaacaattagaaTGATTTGTATTAGTGAGAAGAGTGGTGACCTAGCAACCTTTGTGGCCTAGCACCCTATTCTACTACTACGTTTAACCAAGGAGGCTTCAGATTAAGTTTCcctttacaagaaataacactggtattgatattggtttattattgtcacttgtaccgaggtacagtgaaaagctcgtcttacaaaccgatcgtacaggtcaattcattacacagtgcagttacattgagttagtacaaattgctttgatgtagtataggtaaaaacagtaacagtacagagtaaagtgtcacagctacagagaaagtgcagtgcagtaaggtgcaaggtcacaacaaggtagatcgtgaggtcatagtccatctcattgtataagggaaccgttcaatagtcttatcacagtggggtagaagctgtccttaagtctggtggtacgtctCACCCAGTTCATCAGAATGTGACAGCTTGGTCACAACCACAATGGAATTAAGCGCGTTCTGTTCAAGTGAGCCAGTACTGCTTCCGTACTTCATCCATAACATACAGACAGGAGCTTTCGGAGGCCTGCTATAACTTTTTGGTTTTCAACAAAGTTTACAGTAACACAGCAGAGTAGCAGCAAAAGAAATGTTGGTATTAAGGTAGAGTATCGTTACATCTGACCACTGCCCTATTAATGACGGCAACCACAATAATGCAATGTTCCTCAAGGACTTTAAAGTAGTATGAAATTCAAATAATTTCAACATCAGAAACAGATTAAATGAGAACAGATCCCCAAATATCTAACAATTGAGGAAATATACACAGAGGAAAGTCCAGATACTAACTTCAAGTACCAAGAGGAATTTAGCTTTTCAGATACAAGAGTCAACTTTACAACTTCACACCTTGACTACGATTCCAGGATTGAGGGTACCTGCAACTCAGTCATGCTTACTATTTTTCCCAGGAATTTATGATTTATAGCACAGCATATTCACTGTGGTACTTTATCATAAATAACACCTGCAAGCAGGCATTAACAATTATATACAAGGTTGTCTAATTCCCAATAGGTAACACAGACTACAAGGTCACAGGCTTGCACTGAATTAATTGATTTCCACAGATGCATCAATCACacttataaatgaataaaaatactacAATAGAGTAATTTTCCTCAATTGTGGCTAGATTTGCATTTTTGAAAATTAACTAACTCACAAGCCAATCCACAAGTCTTGTGGATTTTGTGCTTCTTAAGTTTGATTGTGAAAAGCTCTTTCACTTCAGGAATTGTACCCAATAATGATGGTACTACAGTAAGACATAGATGGATGACAGCATTTACAGAAATTTTTCATGAGCTCCAGCTCTTCACCGATTGAAAATGTGAAAGAAGTTTACAAAACATTTATAGATATAAAGACATCATAAACCAACTTGGTAATTCTAcgtgagatttttaaaaattcattcgcAGGTTGTGGGTTTCTGACAAAGACCACATTTACCACCCAAGATGGTTGTCCTCTCGTAAACAAGCCACCTGATAGACTGTATTAGGACATTCCTACAATGTTAGGCAGAGATTTCCAGGATATTGACCAAGCAGTGATAATGACGCAATGATAAGTGCTCGGGACAGGATAGTGCAAGCCTTGGAGATAAACTTAAGTAATGGCTCCCATACATCTGCTTTTCTTGTCCCTCCAACCAGTGGGGATCCTGTTGAAGAGCCTTGAAAACATTGTTGTATAACGCGTAAATAGAAATGCCACTGAATAAAGAAGCAGCTAACTCACCTACTTCAGAGCCTCCAGATGTGTAAATCTTGCCTTCTGCAGCACATGCAGCAAGACTATCTCGAGGAGTTGGAGGACCCAGTTTAGAATACCAACTGTCCTTAACCACATTGTAGCAATCCATCCGTTTGATGGGAAAAAGCTGTGAACCACCCAAGATATAAACAACGTTGTCCCAGAAGACACAGGCTGCATCTCGTCGCTTCTCAAATGGACAACGAATGTCCATCCAAGTATAATcctgcaagagaaaaaaaaactatatttaTGTATTGCCTTTCACGATATAGCTAGCATCCATGAGCAACAATGTAATAATGGCAGCATAAGCTGCATTATTACACTGTTGTAATAACATTGTGTAATGTAGTAATATTGATTGAGTTTTAAACATTGGTCAGGACACAAGTGAttgcatatagaacatagaacagtacagcacaggaacaagcccttcactCCACGATACCCGTTTAACATCATTGTGGACtattctgatgaagaatcatcTATCGGAAATATTTTATCTTTATATGGATGTGGTGtgagcggttagtgtaacgctattacagcgccagagatctgggttcaattctgaccactgtctgtaaggagtttgtacgttctccccgtgtctgtgtgggtttccttccacattccaaagacgtatgggttaggaagttgtgggcatgctatgttggcactggaagcatggcgacacttgcgggctgcccccagaacactctacacaaaagatgcattttactgtgtgtttcgatgtacgcatgactaataaagatatcttgtctcatTACCTCCAACATCCTGTTTTCATTAGTTACAGAGGACTGGGTTTGTTGACCTGTCTGTATCTACAATGTGAATGCAAGATTATTAAAGTTCTACATAAAAATTCAATATTCCCAGGTCATTGACTCCACTCTCCCTGCCAACCCTCTACCTTGGGATTAAAATAACGACATGACTGAGGCTGAGATCCACCGAACAATGCAATGCGATAATCATGTTTCTTTTGTCTTGGCCGTGTACTTTCTCCCAGCTCCTCTCTATCCTCTGGAGACAGAAGATGATAACGCATGCCACCTGAAGAGTGGAATGAATAACAATGAAGATCTGTATCAAAGACTTTCTTGAAATTTAGACATCAATAGAAAAGGATTTTTAAATCCTCAAGAAGTCAAGATAATTAACAAGTGATCTGAAAGTGTTAACAGTCATTCTATTCGTATTGCCCAGTGCCAGCACAGATCAGATAGAAGTAAAATTTTATGTCATCGCACAATATATGCTTTAAGCCCAACATGAAAAGCAATACTCAGATTGTGTATTTTCCACATCACCATTCTCATTGCACATGTGATAAGTCCACTTATTAACAATGTgtaaaggcaaaacaaaaagctgcaaGGGCTTTAAATTTGAATTAAGTAGTGACAGTGCATCCATGTAAAGATGGTTTTGATCTGGTGCCCTTCTTTACTGGGTTGAGACTACCTTATTTCATTCACATAATACTCATTCATTTCAGTTTGATTCAAAGAAATTTCTCAGAGGTGGTGTAAAGACAATGCTTTAAAAGATACACTAACAAATTCCTAAACAAATACATATGATTCAAACTAACTTTTTTAATTTATTGGATCATATTTTCACTCATTAATTATAAGCTGATATTCAGAATAATTAATACTCCAACCTTCGACTAACTAGATATTATTCCTAACATAATAGAGGGGATGCCAGTGACAGAACCAggagagctgcttcctcacagatctagtgacccaagttcaatcctgacctcagatgctgtgtatggaatttgcacgttctccctgtgaccatgtgggtttcttccgggtgctccaatttcctcctgcatctcaaacacatgcaggttgttatgttaattgaccactgtaaattgcctctagtgtgtacaTCAGAGATAAAATCCAGGGGGAGTTAAAGGGAACGTGGCAAGAATAAAAATGGGGACACGAGAATAAAAATGGGGACACGAGAATAAAAATGGGGACacgagaataaaaatgggatcagcataggACGAGTAGAAATGAGTGCCTGAACATCAGCAAGGACTCAATGGGTGCCTGAATCcacgttgtatgactctatgccatcAATCAGACAACCACCTACCATTGTTGCCAAGACTTTTGTGTATTTAATTACCCAAACGTGCCTATAGTACTTTGCAGAATCCCAAATCAGCTGGAATATTTAAATCTGGGAACATGTATATTATTACAAGCCTTGGGACCAAAGCCAAGGAAATAGTCATCCAAAAGGTTTATGTGAAATATGTATTCTACACTAAAACTCTGTTCTTAGCTAAGTAGATTAAAGTAATCAAACTGTTTCCACTCAAATTATATATGGTAATGATTCAAGGAGGCACAAACATACTTACTTATAACCATTTTAAGACACTCTGGATTATCCTGAATGAGTGATTCTGCTTGGACAGTTTTGCTCAAGAAGTTCTTAGAGATTAGTGGAAATCTGACTTTAGCCAGAATATCAACCATATATTGCTGTCGATTGAGTTCATCATATTTTAACCACCTAACTGCTGCATCATAAACCTACaatgaaacaaaagtaaaatatcaCAAAATGAAGAACATTATAAAACACATCAGTTTGCCATTGTTCTATTTGTGCCTATTCCATGAATCAATGAGATTATGGCAGCTTCTACatccattcaccaacttttaccgatgcaccatagaaagcagcctatctggaagtatcacggcttggtacggcaactgctctgcccaggaccgcaagaaactgcagagagttgtggacacagcccagtgcatcacggacaccagtctcccctccttggactctgtctttacctctcgttgtcttggtgaagcagccagcataatcaaagaccccacccacccgggacattctctcttctctcctcttccatcgggtagaagatacaggagactgagggcacgtgccaccagacttaaggacagcttctaccccactgtgataagactattgaatggttcccttatacaatgagatggactatgacctcatgatctaccttgttgtgaccttgcaccttattgcactgcactttctctgtagctgtgacaatttactctgtactgttattgtttttacctgtataacatcaatgcactatgtactaactcaatgtaactgcactgtgtaaatgaattgacctgtacgatcggtatgcaagacaagtttttcactgtacctcggtacaagtgacaataataaaccaataccaatatcggcacagactagaagggccgaatggcctgttttctgtgctgtagtgttctatgatttatTGATCATAGAACTCTTGAATCAACTACTGAACGTCTACAGCCATTGAAGCTGAAAATTCCAAACACTTACAACTCCCGCCTCCAACACCCATGTTAAAAAATTTCTTACCTCAGTACCCTACACAGCCAACCATTTATCCTGACCACATTTTTCTTACCAGGGTACTCTCGTATTCAACATCCCGTTTCCTCAcaatgttttatttctcttttgctgaaatctgaaatttccCAAACCTTTGGTTTGCTAGGGTATTATTGACAACATTATaagccttcctctttgatctaATAATATCTTCAgtttctcttgttaaccatgattGAACCACTTTTCTTCTTGGGAGTTAAGTGCATTTAAGGGATATATCATTTTTGTATGCCATCTattaatttttttacatttttgtcaCTGCTCATTTGCTGTCAtgccttttaatgtagtttcccaatctatctAGCCAACTGATGCCTCCATAGTTTACTTTTCTGAAAAAAGATTTCAATCGTAgctttttaagtattttttccTCTTTGCACAATAATTGATGTAAAATAGCATATTCTTTAATTGTTTCCTCAATTTACTGAGCTAGAAATTTCCATGAATTTGGCCTCCACACCACTGTTTCTAATTTAGTTTACCCTATATGTAAAGTC
This genomic interval from Pristis pectinata isolate sPriPec2 chromosome 5, sPriPec2.1.pri, whole genome shotgun sequence contains the following:
- the klhl7 gene encoding kelch-like protein 7; its protein translation is MASVGTEKGSIKKKSEKKFAAREEAKLLATFMGVMNNMRKQKILCDVLLVVSDRKIPAHRVVLAAASHFFSLMFTTNMLESKSYEVELKDAEPDIIELLVEFAYTARISVNSNNVQSLLDAANQYQIEPVKKMCVEFLKEQIDASNCLGISVLAECLDCPELKMSADGFIHQHFTEVYKTDEFLQLDVKRVTHLLKQDALTVRAEDQVYDAAVRWLKYDELNRQQYMVDILAKVRFPLISKNFLSKTVQAESLIQDNPECLKMVISGMRYHLLSPEDREELGESTRPRQKKHDYRIALFGGSQPQSCRYFNPKDYTWMDIRCPFEKRRDAACVFWDNVVYILGGSQLFPIKRMDCYNVVKDSWYSKLGPPTPRDSLAACAAEGKIYTSGGSEVGNSALYLFECYDTRTENWHTKPSMLTPRCSHGMVEAKGLIYVCGGSLGNNVSGRVLNSCEVYNPATESWTELAAMLEARKNHGLVFVNDRIYAVGGQNGLGGLDSIEYYDIKMNDWKMVSTMPWKGVTVKCAAVGSMIYVLAGFQGVGRLGHILEYNTETDKWTTNSKVRAFPVTSCLICVVDTCGANEEKLET